A region from the bacterium genome encodes:
- the alaS gene encoding alanine--tRNA ligase, producing the protein MAWAARDVRETFLSFFDERGHTRVASSALVPENDATLLFVNSGMVPFKRALTGEEKRAYTRAVSTQKCMRVSGKHNDLEEVGRSAQHHTFFEMLGNFSFGDYFKHEAIRLAWELITEHYKIDPADLVVSVFREDDEAAEIWEREIGLPPGKIYRLDEDENFWAMGDTGPCGPCSEIHLDRGPIPGVENDDPSSESGRFLEFWNLVFMQFNRDAAGNMEPLPKPSVDTGAGLERVVTVLNGMQTTYETDLFTPILARAQELAGVSLGVDSEKDVSLKVVADHARAVAFLIGDGVLPANEGRGYVLRRILRRASRHGVLLGIDGPFLHSVAGTVIDEMGGVFPELRERRNYVIDRVQREEERFLETLRKGLTLLEDEIGEAKAAGSDVLPGPVVFRLYDTFGFPVDLTDDILRGRGLHADQEGFRTEMEAQRSRSRQAWKGSGDEGVAAIYGRMASELATSFVGYQTLEHTSSILAILRGGELADEVAEGDEIELIVSETPFYAESGGQVGDVGVIKAPCGELNIDDVQRPSGELVVHRGKVTTGVMRVGESALLAVDAEARAATVRNHTGTHLLHAALREVVGPQAMQRGSLVSPDRLRFDFTHDAPLAEEEIERIEDLVNTWIESNDAGSVRTMDYKAAVDAGAMALFGEKYADDVRVVSFGNVSTELCGGTHATATGDIGLLKVISETGIAAGVRRIEAVTGLGALHHLREQQHMLRELGELLKVPANQAPDRIRKILEERKTAEKEIASLKRAQLQGSGGSDESGSWEQRGELWCYARKLEGANGKELRAMVDDLRNQKSPAVVCLVSDAGEGKVAVAIGVTPEVRDRLPAGELMKDVAKIVGGKGGGRPDFAQGGGTDVTRIDDALAAFGTAVASRLA; encoded by the coding sequence GTGGCTTGGGCTGCGCGGGATGTGCGCGAGACGTTTCTTTCGTTCTTTGACGAGCGGGGGCATACCCGTGTCGCGAGCTCTGCGCTCGTGCCGGAGAACGACGCCACGTTGTTGTTCGTGAACTCGGGGATGGTTCCTTTCAAGCGGGCGCTCACGGGGGAGGAGAAGCGGGCGTATACCCGGGCCGTTTCTACCCAGAAGTGCATGCGGGTTTCGGGCAAGCACAACGATCTCGAGGAAGTCGGGCGCAGCGCGCAGCATCACACCTTCTTCGAGATGCTCGGCAACTTCTCGTTCGGTGACTACTTCAAGCACGAGGCGATTCGGCTGGCGTGGGAGTTGATCACTGAGCACTACAAGATCGATCCGGCGGATCTGGTGGTCTCCGTGTTTCGCGAGGATGATGAAGCCGCGGAGATCTGGGAGCGCGAGATCGGGCTCCCTCCGGGCAAGATCTACAGGCTCGATGAGGACGAGAACTTCTGGGCCATGGGAGACACGGGGCCATGTGGCCCCTGCTCGGAGATCCATCTCGATCGCGGGCCGATCCCCGGTGTCGAGAATGATGATCCGTCCAGCGAGTCGGGCCGCTTTCTCGAGTTCTGGAATCTGGTGTTCATGCAGTTCAATCGGGACGCCGCGGGCAACATGGAGCCGCTTCCGAAACCCTCAGTGGATACTGGGGCCGGCCTCGAGCGCGTCGTCACCGTCTTGAACGGGATGCAGACCACCTACGAAACGGATCTCTTCACGCCGATCCTCGCCAGGGCCCAGGAGTTGGCCGGGGTTTCTCTGGGCGTTGATTCCGAGAAGGATGTATCGCTCAAGGTCGTCGCGGATCACGCCCGCGCGGTCGCCTTCTTGATCGGAGACGGTGTGCTCCCTGCAAACGAAGGGCGTGGCTATGTCCTTCGGCGGATCCTGCGACGCGCATCGCGGCATGGCGTGCTGCTGGGGATCGATGGCCCCTTCCTCCATTCGGTGGCCGGCACCGTCATCGATGAAATGGGTGGCGTCTTTCCGGAGCTTCGAGAACGTCGGAACTATGTGATCGACCGCGTGCAACGGGAGGAGGAGCGTTTCCTGGAGACGCTTCGCAAGGGGCTTACGCTGCTGGAGGACGAAATCGGTGAGGCCAAGGCGGCGGGTAGCGATGTGCTGCCGGGACCGGTCGTGTTTCGCTTGTACGATACCTTCGGCTTTCCTGTCGATCTGACCGATGACATCTTGCGCGGCCGTGGCCTGCACGCGGATCAAGAGGGCTTTCGCACCGAGATGGAGGCGCAGCGTTCGCGCTCGCGCCAGGCGTGGAAGGGAAGTGGGGACGAAGGGGTTGCCGCGATCTACGGTCGCATGGCTTCGGAACTCGCAACGTCCTTCGTCGGTTACCAGACGCTCGAACACACCTCCTCGATTCTCGCGATCCTGCGCGGAGGCGAGCTTGCGGACGAGGTGGCCGAGGGCGACGAGATCGAACTCATCGTTTCCGAGACGCCCTTCTATGCGGAGAGCGGCGGCCAGGTGGGCGACGTCGGTGTGATCAAGGCTCCATGTGGAGAGCTGAACATCGATGACGTGCAGCGCCCTTCCGGGGAGCTCGTGGTCCATCGGGGCAAGGTGACAACCGGTGTCATGCGCGTAGGGGAATCCGCTTTGCTGGCGGTCGATGCCGAGGCAAGGGCGGCCACCGTGCGCAACCACACGGGGACGCATCTGCTGCACGCGGCATTGCGCGAGGTCGTGGGCCCCCAGGCGATGCAAAGAGGTTCGCTGGTTTCGCCCGATCGGCTTCGATTCGATTTCACCCACGACGCTCCGCTGGCCGAGGAGGAGATCGAGCGCATCGAGGATCTGGTGAATACCTGGATCGAATCCAACGACGCGGGCTCCGTGCGAACGATGGACTACAAGGCTGCCGTCGATGCCGGCGCGATGGCGCTCTTCGGCGAAAAATACGCCGATGACGTGAGAGTCGTGTCATTCGGAAATGTATCGACGGAGCTCTGCGGCGGAACCCACGCCACGGCGACCGGCGACATCGGCTTGTTGAAGGTCATCTCCGAAACGGGAATCGCAGCGGGTGTGCGACGCATCGAGGCTGTCACCGGGCTGGGCGCCCTCCATCACCTCCGCGAGCAGCAGCACATGCTGCGAGAGCTGGGTGAGTTGTTGAAGGTGCCGGCGAATCAGGCGCCTGACCGGATCCGGAAGATCCTGGAGGAGCGCAAGACCGCTGAAAAGGAGATCGCCTCCTTGAAGCGCGCCCAGTTGCAGGGAAGCGGCGGTTCGGATGAGAGCGGAAGCTGGGAGCAGCGAGGCGAGCTCTGGTGCTATGCGCGGAAACTCGAAGGGGCGAACGGCAAGGAATTGCGCGCGATGGTCGACGATCTTCGCAACCAGAAATCCCCGGCGGTCGTCTGCCTCGTCTCCGACGCGGGCGAAGGCAAGGTGGCGGTGGCGATCGGCGTCACTCCTGAGGTCCGTGATCGGCTTCCGGCTGGAGAGCTGATGAAGGATGTCGCCAAGATCGTGGGTGGCAAGGGCGGTGGCCGGCCTGATTTCGCCCAGGGCGGTGGAACTGACGTCACCCGCATCGATGATGCGCTCGCGGCATTCGGAACGGCGGTGGCCTCGAGGCTCGCTTGA
- a CDS encoding type IV pilus twitching motility protein PilT, translating to MQLDDILKVALKGGASDIHLKSGLPPMFRVDGALVPLKNGERILPDEIQKLAVGIMNPVQKARFEEYREADLAYGIPGLGRFRVNVFQQRGTVGIVFRVIPFGVKTIEQLLLPRVIEKIAMEHRGLVLVTGTTGSGKSTTLAAMIDYINSNRTSHIITIEDPIEFLIRDRRSIVNQREIGVDTQSFSNALRAALRQDPDVILVGEMRDFETIETAITAAETGHLVMSTLHTLDATETINRIISVFPPYQQKQVRLQLGSILRAVVSQRLVPRADGKGRVPALEVMVSTARVRECISDKERTKELSDAIAKGFTTYGMQTFDQSLMHLVKQDLVTYDEALKHVSNPDDFALRFRGIASTSDGTWDDFEADEGAEEKVEEDSAPPSEDSDADFIERF from the coding sequence ATTCAGCTCGATGACATCCTCAAAGTAGCCCTGAAGGGCGGTGCTTCGGACATCCACTTGAAGTCCGGTCTGCCGCCCATGTTCCGGGTCGATGGCGCGCTCGTGCCGCTGAAGAACGGCGAGCGGATCCTTCCCGACGAAATACAGAAGCTCGCGGTCGGAATCATGAACCCGGTCCAGAAGGCTCGCTTCGAAGAATACCGCGAGGCCGACCTGGCCTACGGAATTCCAGGCCTCGGACGTTTTCGCGTGAACGTCTTCCAGCAGAGGGGCACGGTCGGCATCGTCTTCCGGGTCATTCCCTTCGGTGTGAAGACGATCGAGCAATTGCTCCTGCCTCGAGTGATCGAAAAGATCGCCATGGAGCACCGCGGTCTCGTGCTCGTCACCGGCACGACGGGCTCGGGTAAGTCGACCACGCTTGCCGCGATGATCGACTACATCAACTCGAATCGCACCTCGCATATCATCACGATCGAGGACCCGATCGAATTCCTGATTCGCGATCGGCGTTCGATCGTCAATCAGCGCGAGATCGGCGTCGATACCCAGAGCTTCTCGAATGCTCTGCGCGCCGCACTTCGCCAGGATCCGGACGTGATCCTGGTCGGCGAGATGCGGGACTTCGAGACGATCGAGACGGCCATCACCGCAGCCGAAACAGGGCACCTGGTGATGAGCACGCTGCATACCCTCGATGCAACAGAGACGATCAATCGCATCATCTCCGTGTTCCCGCCGTACCAGCAGAAGCAGGTGCGACTCCAGCTCGGCTCGATCCTTCGGGCCGTCGTTTCCCAGCGTCTGGTTCCCCGTGCGGACGGGAAGGGCCGGGTTCCCGCGCTCGAGGTGATGGTATCCACCGCCCGCGTGCGCGAGTGCATCAGTGACAAGGAACGCACCAAGGAGCTGAGTGACGCCATTGCGAAGGGCTTCACCACTTACGGGATGCAGACCTTCGACCAGTCGCTCATGCACCTCGTGAAGCAGGATCTCGTGACGTACGACGAAGCCTTGAAGCATGTCTCGAATCCGGACGACTTCGCGCTCCGCTTCCGCGGTATCGCCTCGACCTCAGATGGCACGTGGGACGATTTCGAAGCCGATGAGGGTGCGGAGGAGAAGGTCGAAGAGGATTCGGCGCCGCCCTCTGAGGACTCGGACGCGGACTTCATCGAGCGCTTCTAG
- a CDS encoding response regulator — translation MPKDSARSAQELQAGLLQLVHRLRDIGGVIDDDEVVQVVGTAARLAGAERSLLRMIDPEGEQIAVYIWAEDGRAEDPFVEITLPGAREMFAWTTRRYMAGAITMVEELDELPEEAKVERSFLAKRGVRSWLTIPFQSRGVAIGYQSFETFGYAKRWSDEEVSALQLTAEILASTIMRVRAEQAGRESEERFFRVFNDHPDAMVIARLEDAAIVECNPAWVQLAGIRSASEAIGRSVYEFAPDVGTDVIKNVGRKLAAEGETEEMEFRDAQDGRAERIVQAATALIDFAGETCALTTVRDVTERRRLQEQLQQAQKLEAVGLLAGGIAHDFNNMLTVIQGHSEILSQALEGPLGENALAIEDAAKRSSRLTRQLLVFSRGDMHSPIVVAPNQLIEDLEPMLRSTLGETIHMSTEYDPEVPGVLADPSRLEQALMNLVLNARDACTQGRGNIALATRRTHIQAGDHPPLKAGDYAVLEVRDDGRGMAPEVLERVTEPFYTTKLQGTGLGLAIVHGVVRQGHGDLVLESKPGQGTTARILLPAAESAPREQEASRSQDPIAIVSEPLCILLVEDEDMVRALARRVLEAGGHRVVEAVDGFEALQKAQEIPGGPGALVTDIVMPRIGGMSLAEELRVRSPELPIVVVSGYPDSGSDPGAGKLPRDMVFLVKPYQPAGLLAALEDARALFA, via the coding sequence GTGCCGAAAGACTCAGCCCGTTCAGCTCAGGAACTCCAGGCCGGCCTCCTGCAGCTCGTCCATCGGCTGCGAGACATCGGCGGCGTCATCGACGACGACGAGGTTGTACAAGTCGTCGGCACCGCAGCTCGGCTGGCCGGCGCCGAACGTTCGCTCCTGCGGATGATCGACCCCGAGGGCGAGCAGATCGCCGTCTACATCTGGGCAGAGGACGGCCGCGCGGAGGATCCGTTCGTCGAGATCACTCTCCCTGGCGCACGAGAGATGTTTGCCTGGACGACCCGGCGATACATGGCTGGCGCGATCACCATGGTCGAGGAACTCGACGAGCTTCCGGAGGAGGCCAAGGTCGAGCGCAGCTTCCTTGCCAAGCGAGGTGTCCGTTCCTGGCTTACGATTCCCTTCCAGAGCCGCGGTGTTGCCATCGGCTACCAGAGCTTCGAAACCTTCGGCTACGCGAAGCGCTGGAGTGACGAAGAGGTTTCGGCGCTCCAACTCACGGCCGAAATCCTGGCTTCGACGATCATGCGCGTACGGGCCGAGCAAGCGGGCCGCGAGAGTGAAGAGCGGTTCTTCCGGGTCTTCAACGATCACCCGGATGCGATGGTCATCGCGAGGCTCGAGGATGCGGCAATCGTCGAATGCAACCCTGCCTGGGTCCAACTCGCGGGAATCCGTTCCGCTTCGGAGGCGATCGGTCGTTCGGTCTATGAATTCGCCCCTGATGTGGGTACCGACGTCATCAAGAATGTCGGAAGGAAGCTCGCGGCCGAGGGAGAGACCGAGGAGATGGAATTCCGAGATGCGCAGGATGGTCGCGCCGAGCGGATCGTTCAGGCGGCGACCGCCCTGATCGACTTCGCTGGTGAGACGTGTGCGCTTACGACGGTACGCGACGTGACAGAGCGTCGTCGTTTGCAAGAGCAGCTACAGCAAGCCCAGAAACTCGAGGCGGTGGGACTCCTTGCAGGTGGGATCGCCCACGATTTCAACAACATGCTGACCGTGATCCAGGGGCATAGCGAGATCCTGAGTCAAGCACTCGAAGGGCCGCTCGGTGAGAATGCACTGGCCATCGAGGATGCCGCCAAACGTTCATCCCGGCTCACACGCCAGCTGCTGGTGTTCAGCCGCGGGGACATGCATTCGCCGATCGTCGTTGCTCCGAACCAGCTGATCGAGGATCTCGAGCCGATGCTCAGATCGACGCTCGGCGAGACGATTCACATGAGCACGGAGTACGATCCGGAGGTTCCTGGGGTGCTTGCCGATCCAAGCCGTCTCGAACAAGCGCTCATGAATCTGGTCCTCAATGCTCGTGACGCATGCACGCAGGGACGCGGAAACATTGCGCTCGCTACCCGCCGAACACACATTCAAGCCGGCGATCATCCCCCGCTCAAAGCCGGCGACTACGCGGTCCTCGAAGTCCGGGATGATGGCCGGGGAATGGCCCCCGAGGTTCTCGAGCGAGTCACGGAGCCGTTCTATACCACGAAGCTCCAGGGCACGGGCCTCGGCCTGGCCATCGTTCATGGGGTGGTCCGTCAGGGCCACGGGGATCTCGTGCTGGAGAGCAAGCCCGGGCAAGGAACCACTGCCCGCATCCTTCTTCCGGCTGCCGAGTCGGCCCCGCGAGAGCAGGAGGCCTCTCGTTCGCAGGACCCCATCGCGATTGTCTCCGAACCGCTGTGCATCCTGCTCGTCGAGGATGAAGACATGGTTCGGGCGCTCGCGCGTCGGGTGCTCGAAGCCGGGGGGCACCGGGTCGTCGAGGCGGTCGATGGGTTCGAAGCCCTCCAGAAGGCCCAGGAGATTCCTGGTGGGCCAGGCGCATTGGTGACCGACATCGTGATGCCCCGGATAGGCGGTATGAGCCTGGCCGAGGAGTTGCGAGTGCGCTCACCGGAGCTCCCGATCGTGGTGGTCAGCGGCTATCCGGACAGCGGTTCCGACCCGGGTGCCGGGAAACTCCCCCGTGACATGGTCTTTCTCGTCAAGCCATATCAGCCGGCAGGACTGCTCGCCGCCCTCGAGGACGCCAGGGCCCTATTCGCCTGA
- the recA gene encoding recombinase RecA, with protein sequence MARGADAKRKAIDMAVSSIEKQFGKGSILSMTDDSVDREIGSFSSGSASLDVALGIGGYPRGRVVEIYGPESSGKTTLSLHAVASVQRAGGVAAFVDAEHALDVNYARRLGVSVEDLLVSQPDTGEQALEITDVLLRSGAIDVVVIDSVAALVPRAEIEGEMGDTHVGLQARLMSQALRKLTGTVAKSGATVIFINQIRMKIGVMFGNPETTSGGNALKFYSSVRLDVRRIAAIKDGDEVVGNRTRVKVVKNKVAPPFRQAEFDILYNEGVSFEGDLLDLGVDLGLVEKSGSWYSYDDERIGQGRENARRFMKENPDARERLAEAVYSAKGLKREVLAKPEGLETSPAEVAPADE encoded by the coding sequence GTGGCGCGTGGCGCGGATGCGAAGCGCAAAGCGATCGACATGGCGGTATCGAGCATCGAAAAGCAGTTTGGCAAGGGTTCGATCCTCTCCATGACGGATGACTCGGTCGATCGGGAGATCGGCTCCTTCTCGTCCGGCTCGGCGAGCCTGGATGTGGCCCTCGGCATCGGCGGTTATCCGCGCGGCCGGGTGGTCGAGATCTACGGCCCGGAGTCGAGCGGCAAGACCACGCTCTCCCTGCACGCCGTAGCCTCCGTGCAGCGGGCTGGCGGCGTGGCGGCCTTCGTCGATGCCGAGCATGCGCTGGATGTCAACTACGCCCGGCGGCTCGGTGTGAGCGTGGAGGATCTGCTGGTCTCCCAGCCCGATACCGGCGAACAGGCACTCGAGATCACCGATGTGCTTCTGCGCTCCGGCGCCATCGATGTGGTGGTGATCGATTCGGTGGCGGCATTGGTGCCGCGGGCCGAGATCGAGGGCGAAATGGGAGATACCCATGTCGGCCTGCAGGCCCGCCTGATGAGCCAGGCGCTGCGCAAGCTCACGGGTACGGTCGCGAAATCCGGTGCCACGGTGATCTTCATCAATCAGATCCGCATGAAGATCGGCGTCATGTTCGGCAACCCGGAAACGACCTCGGGCGGAAATGCGCTCAAGTTCTACTCCTCGGTTCGGCTGGACGTTCGTCGAATTGCCGCCATCAAGGATGGCGACGAGGTGGTGGGCAACCGCACCCGGGTGAAGGTGGTGAAGAACAAGGTGGCGCCGCCTTTCCGTCAAGCGGAGTTCGACATCCTCTACAACGAGGGCGTGTCGTTCGAAGGCGATCTGCTGGATCTCGGCGTCGATCTCGGCCTCGTGGAGAAGAGCGGCTCCTGGTACTCCTACGATGACGAGCGCATCGGTCAGGGGCGGGAGAACGCGCGCCGCTTCATGAAGGAAAATCCGGATGCGCGGGAGCGGCTGGCCGAGGCGGTCTACTCCGCCAAGGGGTTGAAGCGCGAGGTGCTGGCGAAGCCCGAAGGGCTGGAAACCTCGCCGGCGGAGGTCGCTCCGGCGGACGAGTAA
- the thpR gene encoding RNA 2',3'-cyclic phosphodiesterase: MSFGRRQGSLVRSFIAVPLPEPVRVDCAALAVDLAGSPGGEGVRWVRTKGYHVTLRFLGNVASEELPGLGERLTDAVAERMPFSLSLSAPFLFPKGRRAKVVALGLAPEGPLAELAACVERVVSDCGFEPDSRAFHAHLTLGRIRNRRVPSLEKASAPTARWTVSEVVLYRSDLARDGAHYEALTRCPLGSEMPVAAVSLSP; this comes from the coding sequence ATGAGTTTCGGTCGCCGTCAGGGCTCGCTGGTGCGAAGTTTCATTGCCGTGCCGCTGCCCGAGCCGGTACGCGTCGATTGTGCGGCGCTGGCCGTCGATCTGGCGGGTTCGCCCGGGGGCGAAGGCGTCCGTTGGGTACGCACCAAGGGGTACCACGTCACCTTGCGCTTCCTGGGCAACGTCGCGTCGGAAGAGCTGCCGGGGCTTGGCGAGCGGTTGACGGATGCGGTGGCGGAGAGGATGCCCTTTTCCCTTTCGCTGAGCGCACCGTTTCTGTTCCCGAAGGGTCGCCGTGCGAAGGTGGTGGCGCTCGGGCTCGCGCCCGAGGGACCGTTGGCAGAGCTTGCCGCTTGCGTCGAGCGAGTGGTATCGGACTGTGGATTCGAACCCGACTCACGCGCGTTCCACGCGCACCTGACGCTCGGGCGGATTCGCAATCGACGCGTCCCTTCGCTGGAGAAGGCTTCGGCCCCGACCGCAAGGTGGACGGTTTCGGAGGTCGTGCTCTACCGCAGCGATCTCGCCCGGGATGGTGCCCACTATGAGGCGCTCACACGTTGTCCGCTCGGCTCGGAGATGCCAGTCGCAGCGGTTTCGCTCTCACCCTGA
- a CDS encoding competence/damage-inducible protein A — MIAEVLTIGDELLRGEIIDSNKSFLSERLLRIDVHTRFHASVCDSPEDMTDAFLRAACRSDVVLVSGGLGPTRDDVTLEVLAETFGRKLKLHEPSLRALEAFFERFGRKMAESNVKQVWLPEGSEALPNPVGTAPGCLFEAEDTLFFCMPGVPRELYQMMDEQVIPRIAARTPEAEERGSVVRSTMLRTFGIGESTLEDELADLARDEHLSLGFRTSFPDNLLRPVARGANEAEAEERLAKLCTSIRERLGALVYSEAEDQTMEAVVVSGLVERGLRIATAESCTGGLLGARLTAVPGSSATYQGGVVAYANEAKVAQLGVSQELIEAHGAVSEPVALAMARGARERFGADLAISTTGISGPGGGSDEKPVGLVWIALSTAAEDVAQDFVFPLSREGHRVITAQVALDWIRRHLLGEERAAPRYLLAPRGTSHATSHGTGAAS, encoded by the coding sequence ATGATCGCCGAGGTGCTGACCATCGGTGACGAGCTGCTGCGCGGTGAGATCATCGACTCGAACAAATCGTTCCTTTCCGAGCGCCTGCTTCGCATCGATGTCCATACCCGCTTCCACGCCTCGGTCTGCGATTCCCCGGAGGATATGACCGACGCCTTCCTGCGCGCGGCTTGTCGTTCGGATGTCGTGCTCGTTTCCGGTGGGCTCGGGCCGACGCGAGATGATGTCACCCTCGAAGTGCTGGCCGAGACCTTCGGCCGCAAGCTGAAGCTGCACGAGCCCTCCTTGCGAGCGCTCGAGGCGTTCTTCGAGCGCTTCGGCCGCAAGATGGCTGAGAGCAACGTCAAGCAGGTCTGGCTGCCGGAAGGCTCGGAGGCGCTGCCCAACCCGGTTGGTACGGCGCCCGGTTGCCTGTTCGAAGCCGAGGACACGCTCTTCTTCTGCATGCCCGGCGTACCGCGGGAGCTCTACCAGATGATGGACGAGCAGGTGATCCCCCGGATCGCAGCGCGGACGCCGGAAGCCGAGGAGCGGGGCAGTGTGGTGCGTTCGACGATGCTCCGAACCTTCGGGATCGGGGAGTCGACGCTGGAGGACGAACTCGCGGACCTGGCGAGGGACGAGCACCTGAGCCTTGGCTTTCGAACCAGCTTCCCGGACAACCTCCTGCGCCCGGTTGCGCGGGGAGCCAACGAGGCCGAGGCCGAGGAGCGGCTGGCGAAGCTATGTACGTCGATTCGCGAGCGGCTCGGCGCCCTGGTGTACAGCGAGGCTGAGGACCAGACCATGGAGGCGGTCGTCGTCAGCGGGTTGGTGGAGCGTGGCCTGCGCATCGCTACCGCGGAGAGCTGCACCGGCGGGCTGCTCGGCGCAAGGCTCACCGCGGTGCCCGGCTCTTCGGCCACCTACCAGGGAGGGGTCGTCGCCTACGCGAACGAAGCGAAGGTGGCGCAGTTGGGCGTATCGCAGGAGTTGATCGAGGCCCACGGCGCCGTTTCGGAGCCGGTCGCCCTGGCGATGGCACGGGGGGCGCGGGAGCGCTTCGGGGCCGACCTGGCGATCTCGACCACCGGCATTTCCGGGCCGGGCGGTGGCAGTGACGAAAAGCCGGTTGGCCTGGTCTGGATCGCGCTTTCCACAGCCGCCGAAGACGTTGCCCAGGATTTCGTGTTCCCCCTCAGTCGGGAGGGCCATCGGGTGATCACCGCCCAGGTCGCTCTGGATTGGATCCGCCGGCACCTGCTCGGCGAAGAGCGCGCGGCGCCCCGCTACCTGCTCGCACCGAGGGGTACGTCGCATGCGACTTCGCACGGTACGGGAGCTGCGTCATGA
- a CDS encoding phosphatidylglycerophosphatase A, whose protein sequence is MGPHDGRALSAAAPDSAPEGPVRWVAIATSTSLGAGFLPWAPGTWGSAFAVGIFVLFSPLPSWLLVASGLALCALGVWSADVSEAVFEQTDDGRIVIDEVVGQLLTLAPLRMVFGPQQAGQEMFWLVTGFVAFRVLDIAKPGPVGWVERHTSGGFGVMADDVVAGAIAALVLALALLATGGAG, encoded by the coding sequence ATGGGACCCCACGATGGTCGCGCGCTCAGCGCCGCGGCACCCGACTCCGCGCCCGAAGGCCCGGTCCGCTGGGTGGCAATCGCCACTTCGACGAGCCTGGGCGCGGGTTTTCTGCCTTGGGCGCCTGGAACCTGGGGTTCTGCCTTTGCAGTCGGAATTTTCGTGTTATTTTCGCCTTTACCTTCTTGGCTGCTAGTGGCCAGTGGGTTGGCGCTCTGCGCGCTGGGGGTCTGGTCGGCGGACGTGAGCGAGGCGGTGTTCGAGCAGACGGATGATGGACGCATCGTGATCGACGAGGTGGTCGGGCAGCTGTTGACCCTGGCTCCCCTGCGCATGGTGTTCGGTCCGCAGCAGGCGGGTCAGGAAATGTTCTGGCTCGTGACCGGATTCGTCGCATTCCGGGTGTTGGATATTGCCAAGCCGGGGCCCGTAGGGTGGGTCGAGCGGCATACCTCGGGAGGCTTTGGCGTCATGGCGGACGATGTGGTGGCTGGCGCGATCGCGGCCCTCGTCCTGGCACTGGCGCTGCTCGCCACCGGGGGCGCCGGATGA
- the ruvX gene encoding Holliday junction resolvase RuvX: MPVLGIDFGSRRLGLAVSDLDDRIALPLEPIESRGAKLDVAAIGELVRDRGVSRVVVGMPIHLDGSRGAQAEAADRFATGLREALDLPVDLIDERWTTREAERALDDTGRRGRRKKKAVVDSVAATVLLRTYLEQRAARAAARGAV; this comes from the coding sequence ATGCCGGTACTGGGGATCGATTTCGGGAGCCGACGGCTCGGCCTCGCGGTATCCGATCTGGACGACCGCATCGCCTTGCCGCTCGAGCCCATCGAGAGCCGCGGAGCCAAGTTGGACGTAGCGGCGATCGGCGAGTTGGTGCGCGATCGCGGTGTATCGCGGGTGGTCGTCGGCATGCCAATCCACCTGGACGGTTCGCGAGGCGCCCAGGCCGAAGCCGCGGATCGCTTTGCCACGGGGCTTCGCGAAGCGCTCGACCTGCCCGTCGATCTGATCGATGAGCGCTGGACCACGCGCGAGGCCGAGCGTGCGCTCGATGACACCGGCCGACGCGGCCGACGCAAGAAGAAGGCGGTGGTGGATTCCGTGGCGGCCACCGTGCTGCTGCGCACGTATCTGGAGCAACGGGCAGCTCGAGCGGCAGCGCGGGGCGCCGTATGA